The Cryptosporangium aurantiacum genome includes the window ACGCGGCGTAGACCCAGCCGGCGAACGTGCGGATATACGTGATGTCAGCAACCCATAAGGTGTTCGGCCCGGGCGCCGTGAACTGGCGCTGCACCAGGTCAAGACGCTCGTCCGGGCCCTTGTCCGGCCGGGTAGTGACCGGCGTGCGGCCGCGGACCAGGCCGCGTAACCCGGCGGCCTTCATCAGCCGGGACGCCGTGCAACGGGCCACCGGACGGCCTTCGACGCCGCCCCGGCGGGCCAGCTCGGCATAGACCTTCCGGACACCGTAGACACCGTAGTTCTCCTTGTGGACCTGGCGGATCACCGCGGTCACCACCTCGTCCCGGTCTGCGCGGGCCGACGGCGGCCGACGACGCGCGGCGTAGTAGGTACTCGGAGCGATCTTGGCGCCCGCCGCGGTCAGCGCAGCGCAGATCGGCTCGACTCCGAACTGGTCTTTGTGCTGGTCGATGTAGTCCAGGATCAGCGCGAGGGGCGGTCGAGCTCCGCGGCGAAAAAAGCCGACGCGGACTTCAGGATCGCGTTCGCCCGCCGCAGCTCACGGTTCTCCCGCTCTAGCTGCGCGATCCGATCGCCGTCCTCGCTGGTGGTTCCCGGCCGGTCCCCGGCGTCGATCTCCGCACGTTTGACCCACGTGCGCAGCGCCTCCGGGTGGATCCCGAGCTGGTCGGCGATTCGCCGGATCGCACCCGTCGCGGTCGCCGGATCACGCCGGGCCTCCACCGCCATCCGCGTCGCACGCTCACGCAGCTCGTCGGGGTACTTCTTCGGCGCGGCCATAACTCATGTTCTCCCAGGCTTGATAGTCCCCATCAAACCCGGCGCGGAACATCCCACTACCGGCCGGGTCAACATGCACGCCCGCTGGTACACGCCAGCCACCGGCGGGTTCAACAGCCGCGACACAATGACGGTGCCAGCGGACCCGTCGGTGCAGGGCAATCGCTACACCTACGGCAACGCCGACCCGCTCAACAACACCGACCCCCGTCACCTCTCGGTCAAAGAACTCACACGCGCTGCCGCGCCGGTC containing:
- a CDS encoding IS3 family transposase (programmed frameshift), encoding MAAPKKYPDELRERATRMAVEARRDPATATGAIRRIADQLGIHPEALRTWVKRAEIDAGDRPGTTSEDGDRIAQLERENRELRRANAILKSASAFFRRGARPPLALILDYIDQHKDQFGVEPICAALTAAGAKIAPSTYYAARRRPPSARADRDEVVTAVIRQVHKENYGVYGVRKVYAELARRGGVEGRPVARCTASRLMKAAGLRGLVRGRTPVTTRPDKGPDERLDLVQRQFTAPGPNTLWVADITYIRTFAGWVYAAFVLDVFSRRVVGWQLSTSLRTDLALDALEMGFWTRRRDGQDVTDLIHHSDKGVQYVAVRYTQRLAEAGAVASVGSTGDSYDNALAEAFNSVFKGELVRNKGPRTGHDDLEIAVAEYIDWYNHRRLHGELGEVPPVEYEHNHRLAAAVS